The sequence TCACGGCGCTGCTCGACCCCAAGCAGTTTCCCGGTCAGCGGGCCGACGTGCTGAACTGGCCGTATGTGGAAGGGCTGCGGCTCGATGAAGCGCTGCACCCGCTGGCCTTCATGGCAGTGGGCCTGAACGGGCGCATCCTGCCGGGCCAGAACGGTGCGCCGCTGCGACTGGTGGTGCCCTGGAAATACGGCTTCAAGGGCATCAAGGCCATCGTGCGGATCACCCTGACCGCCAAGCAGCCGCAGACCACCTGGAGCCTCGCCGCGCCCGACGAATACGGCTTCTATGCCAACGTCAATCCCAAGGTCGATCATCCGCGCTGGAGTCAGGCCACCGAGCGCCGCATCGGAGAGCTGAGCCGACGCGCCACGCTGCCCTTCAACGGCTACGCCAAAGAAGTCGCCAGCCTGTACAGCGGCATGGACCTGAGGAAGTATTTCTGAACTCGCCGCTGCCGGAACAGCTTCAGGAACGCCCGGTGCAGCGTCAGGGCGTCAGCCGTCCTGTGGCCCGCAGGTCGGGCGCTCTCGGCTGGCTGGGGCCTGCGGTGGTGGTCGGCGGCCTGATTCCGGTGCTCGTCATGGCGCTGGACGCCGGAAGCGGCGCACTGGGAGCCAACCCGGTGCAGCGCGTCCAGCTTCAGACAGGCGTGCTGACCCTGGCCCTGCTGCTGCTGTCGCTGCTGTGTACGCCGCTGCGTCTGGTGTTCGGCTGGACGTGGCCCGCACGTATCCGCAAGGCACTGGGACTGCTGGCCTTCGTGTACGCCGCGCTGCACTTCCTGGTGTACCTGTTCGACAAGGGCATCCTGAACAGCGATTTCGGCCTTCAGACCATCCTGACCGATATCGTCAAGCGGCCCTTCATCACGGCGGGCTTCGCGGCCCTGCTGCTGCTGGTTCCACTGGCCCTGACGAGCTTCAAAGGCAGCGTGAAACGGCTCGGCTTCGCCCGCTGGACCGCGCTGCACCGACTGGTGTACGTGGCGGCGGCACTGGGCGTGCTGCATTACTGGTGGGGCGTGAAGAAGGACCACACCCAGCCGCTGATCTATGCCGGGGTGCTGATCGTCCTGTTCGCGGTGCGCTGGCTATGGAAAAAGCGCAAACCCGCGTCCACAGGAAAGAAACGGCCCGTGGGCGGCGTGTAATGTTGAGCTGCCCTGTTCAGTTGAAGATGGCCTCGAATTTCGTGCCTGCCTGGTCGGGTTGCAGCGGCACCAGAAAAATGTCCATCGCTTCCGAAGCGGAATCGGC is a genomic window of Deinococcus sp. KNUC1210 containing:
- the msrQ gene encoding protein-methionine-sulfoxide reductase heme-binding subunit MsrQ; this encodes MALDAGSGALGANPVQRVQLQTGVLTLALLLLSLLCTPLRLVFGWTWPARIRKALGLLAFVYAALHFLVYLFDKGILNSDFGLQTILTDIVKRPFITAGFAALLLLVPLALTSFKGSVKRLGFARWTALHRLVYVAAALGVLHYWWGVKKDHTQPLIYAGVLIVLFAVRWLWKKRKPASTGKKRPVGGV